The Urbifossiella limnaea genome has a window encoding:
- a CDS encoding AAA family ATPase → MWTRLFSFLEDVEMKLVRSDYDPVREKFAQARKELSAALIEREDEVDLVLAALVANEHVLLVGPPGCGKSLLLDSVLSWTGGTKFSILLTKFTTVEEVMGPVSLAALKVDKYLRVTTGKLPEADFAFVDEVMKASSAILNTLLKILNERVYDAGDGVARRVPLRLCVAASNEWPSPDTGKELSALFDRFVLRKAVSPIRSQAGRQKLLWTRDHAPRLSTTVTPAEVEQARRQALALPWSDEAKDALEVILKELAREGIQPGDRRQFKTVGAVRAFAYLSGADEVLPEHLEVAQHCLWDAPEEQPRKAAQVIARVANPAGMRVTQLLLEVEQVLAAADVRNLADAAKAAAKLAEIDRQFSTLKGNGRVEKARAYLKDQLRQLKLASIEAV, encoded by the coding sequence GTGTGGACGAGGCTTTTCTCGTTCCTGGAGGACGTCGAGATGAAGCTGGTCCGGTCCGACTACGACCCCGTCCGCGAGAAGTTCGCTCAGGCCCGCAAGGAGCTGTCGGCCGCACTCATCGAGCGGGAAGACGAGGTGGACCTCGTCCTCGCCGCCCTGGTCGCCAACGAGCACGTGCTGCTCGTCGGCCCGCCCGGGTGCGGCAAGTCGCTGCTGCTCGACAGCGTCCTGTCGTGGACCGGCGGGACGAAGTTCTCGATCCTGCTCACCAAGTTCACGACCGTCGAGGAGGTGATGGGGCCGGTGAGCCTCGCGGCCCTCAAGGTGGACAAGTACCTGCGGGTGACGACCGGCAAGCTGCCGGAGGCCGACTTCGCGTTCGTCGACGAGGTGATGAAGGCGTCGAGCGCGATCCTGAACACCCTGCTGAAGATCCTCAACGAGCGGGTCTACGACGCCGGGGACGGGGTCGCCCGCCGGGTGCCGCTGAGACTCTGCGTGGCGGCGTCGAACGAATGGCCGTCGCCGGACACGGGCAAGGAGTTGTCGGCGCTGTTCGATCGCTTCGTGCTGCGGAAGGCCGTCTCCCCCATCCGGTCGCAGGCGGGGCGGCAGAAGCTCCTCTGGACCCGCGACCACGCCCCGCGGCTGTCCACGACGGTGACCCCGGCCGAGGTCGAGCAGGCCCGGCGGCAGGCCCTGGCGCTGCCGTGGTCGGACGAGGCGAAGGACGCCCTGGAGGTGATCCTGAAGGAGCTGGCCCGGGAGGGCATCCAGCCGGGCGACCGGCGGCAGTTCAAGACGGTCGGGGCGGTGCGGGCGTTCGCCTACCTGAGCGGCGCCGATGAGGTGCTCCCCGAGCACCTGGAGGTCGCCCAGCACTGCCTGTGGGACGCGCCCGAGGAGCAGCCCCGGAAGGCCGCCCAAGTGATCGCACGGGTCGCCAACCCCGCCGGCATGCGGGTCACGCAGTTGCTCCTGGAGGTCGAGCAGGTGCTGGCCGCGGCCGACGTGCGGAACCTCGCCGACGCCGCCAAGGCCGCCGCCAAGCTGGCCGAGATCGACCGGCAGTTCTCGACGCTCAAGGGCAACGGTCGGGTCGAGAAGGCTCGTGCATACCTGAAGGACCAGCTCCGGCAGCTCAAGCTCGCCTCGATCGAGGCCGTCTGA
- a CDS encoding DUF6744 family protein, producing MSATAALPFPVAAGTRLLGEVISWTCSGVAVTHPALLTALRDAGLDENVARELAAKHAFTRACKKLCDRRIIRQVAEDEAAVKFQFTAESRDGDRFEYALETMLTLDKKTGTVTCDLPGLATLAQEELDRATDARTGSDVTRVIQKLFDRHADLFPIRPQGGCYFTPIRHTAFVDKVQAMLGRLNGQILRFPVPAGTAEGDRSVKDAVAAGLAALIDDHRRAVAQFGEDTREDTLKRAADKIRSTQFKISAYAEYLLDEKGRLDRELAAARDELRRKVDQLAAPAVA from the coding sequence GTGTCCGCCACCGCCGCCCTCCCGTTCCCCGTCGCCGCCGGCACCCGGCTGCTCGGGGAGGTGATCTCGTGGACCTGCTCCGGGGTGGCCGTCACCCACCCGGCCCTGCTGACCGCGCTCCGCGACGCCGGCCTCGACGAGAACGTCGCCCGCGAGCTGGCCGCCAAGCACGCCTTCACCCGGGCGTGCAAGAAGCTGTGCGACCGACGCATCATCCGCCAGGTGGCCGAGGACGAGGCGGCCGTGAAGTTCCAGTTCACGGCCGAGAGCCGGGACGGGGACCGGTTCGAGTATGCCCTGGAGACGATGCTCACCCTCGACAAGAAGACCGGCACGGTGACGTGCGACCTGCCCGGCCTCGCCACCCTCGCCCAGGAGGAACTCGACCGGGCGACCGACGCCCGGACGGGAAGCGACGTGACGCGGGTGATCCAGAAGCTGTTCGACCGGCACGCCGACCTGTTCCCGATCCGGCCGCAGGGCGGCTGCTACTTCACGCCGATCCGGCACACGGCCTTCGTGGACAAGGTGCAGGCCATGCTCGGCCGGCTGAACGGCCAGATCCTCCGCTTCCCGGTCCCCGCCGGGACGGCCGAGGGGGACCGGTCGGTCAAGGACGCGGTGGCCGCCGGCCTCGCCGCCCTGATCGACGACCACCGCCGCGCGGTCGCCCAGTTCGGGGAGGACACCCGCGAGGACACGCTGAAGCGGGCGGCCGACAAGATCCGCTCGACCCAGTTCAAGATCTCCGCCTACGCCGAGTACCTGCTCGACGAGAAGGGGCGGCTCGACCGGGAGCTTGCCGCCGCCCGGGACGAGCTGCGGCGGAAGGTCGACCAGCTCGCCGCCCCGGCCGTCGCCTGA